The Montipora capricornis isolate CH-2021 chromosome 6, ASM3666992v2, whole genome shotgun sequence genome has a window encoding:
- the LOC138052749 gene encoding uncharacterized protein — translation MVGARILDRGSTRMTRFNFAVLCWYLWFTRAMLEASCSDKGFYIICWGFKKTGGCQTDFAVESCQKTCDLCPPTSVHPPSAEEVEHVPTTTRPTTHAIPQCGGQNLALPISRGLIVDHKLQGLVIWAHSVLSELHCEDTCLRFPACLAYNYRYSGVMEQRVCELMTKVTNVTNIRGYCCRFFERDRVQKLLLGSQQCSG, via the exons ttcttTGTTGGTATCTATGGTTCACCAGAGCAATGTTAGAAG CGTCTTGTTCAGACAAGGGATTTTATATTATTTGCTGGGGGTTTAAAAAGACTGGAGGTTGTCAAACAGATTTCGCAGTGGAAAGCTGCCAGAAGACTTGCGACCTTTGTCCACCCACATCAG TACATCCACCGTCAGCAGAAGAAGTAGAACACGTCCCAACGACAACCAGACCCACAACTCATGCAATACCTCAATGTGGTGGCCAAAATTTAGCTTTACCAATTAGCCGAGGTCTAATCGTTGACCACAAGCTTCAGGGTCTCGTGATTTGGGCTCACTCTGTTCTCTCAGAACTTCATTGTGAGGATACCTGTCTGCGATTTCCCGCGTGTTTGGCTTACAATTACCGCTATTCGGGAGTGATGGAACAAAGAGTCTGCGAGCTGATGACTAAAGTCACAAATGTCACGAATATTAGAGGATATTGCTGTCGATTTTTTGAGCGGGATAGAGTTCAGAAA CTTCTTCTGGGATCTCAGCAGTGCTCTGGCTAA